Proteins co-encoded in one Ictalurus punctatus breed USDA103 chromosome 18, Coco_2.0, whole genome shotgun sequence genomic window:
- the LOC128628807 gene encoding macrophage mannose receptor 1, translated as MFHLLLLFGFFSLSVCLPRQYHFINEKKTWAEAQRYCRENYDDLAIINNTIEEWALTNVINIWNSGQTWIGLYDDLNSWKWSLDDDSFYKEGERSFRNWYIQKPRNWNGDSLCVGYSGVWYEASCSSTRTFLCFDGRVNASERYVMVSQRLNWTEAQSYCREHYTDLASVRNDTENQKIGSLFFNNYNNNDYYYKYNSHYIPVWIGLYRTRSWSDKSNSSFSNWKPGQPDNYAQNESCTAVSFNDSGKWTDENCGRAFPFLCYTTMSSKSSKSCTGSSCSLHQYHFINENMTWNEAQRYCRENYTDLATFDNMEEMNTLLNTVNGSYSGLAWIGLYDDLDSWRWSLDDDAFYQEGERDFRGWVQQPDNYYGQELCVSMNPTGEWFDMPCTDRKAFVCYNGTNNTYVWIYNAMTWEEAQSLCRANHTDLASVRNETELQQILSIMNGHEVWIGLYRNRLWSDQRNSTFTYRKRMIIEYFGETERSITQHRNQRCTAVHLSGDWTNENCFVSFPFICYTAAFIPGAVMGLQVKVKANANPSYSEIKRLVLMKLEEEVRRLGLSRNVTLNVRNKLGPAKEIVEDKSEGHF; from the exons ATGTTTCATCTTTTGCTGCTCTTTG GGTTTTTCAGCCTCAGCGTCTGTCTCCCTCGTCAATATCACTTCATTAATGAGAAGAAGACCTGGGCTGAAGCACAGAGATACTGCAGAGAGAATTATGATGATTTAGCCATTATTAATAACACTATAGAGGAATGGGCCCTTACTAACGTAATAAACATATGGAACAGTGGCCAAACCTGGATTGGACTGTATGATGATTTGAACAGCTGGAAATGGTCTCTGGATGATGATTCTTTTTAtaaggaaggagagagaagcTTTAGAAACTGGTACATACAGAAACCAAGGAACTGGAATGGAGACAGTTTGTGTGTAGGTTATTCTGGAGTATGGTATGAGGCCTCTTGTTCTTCGACACGTACCTTCCTTTGCTTTGATG GTAGGGTAAATGCCAGTGAAAGATATGTCATGGTTTCTCAGAGACTGAACTGGACTGAAGCTCAGAGCTACTGCAGAGAGCATTACACAGACCTGGCCAGTGTGAGGAACGACACAGAGAACCAGAAAATCGGAtcattgttttttaataattataataataatgattattattataaatataattctCATTATATTCCGGTATGGATTGGCCTGTACAGAACCAGGTCTTGGTCAGATAAAAGCAACTCTTCATTCAGCAACTGGAAACCTGGACAACCAGATAATTATGCACAGAATGAATCCTGTACTGCCGTGTCATTTAATGATTCTGGGAAATGGACAGATGAAAACTGCGGTCGAGCTTTTCCATTCCTCTGTTACACCA CAAtgtcatcaaaatcatcaaaatCCTGCACAGGATCCTCATGTTCCCTCCATCAGTATcactttattaatgagaatatGACCTGGAATGAAGCACAGAGATACTGCCGAGAGAATTACACTGACCTGGCCACCTTTGATAACATGGAGGAAATGAACACACTCCTTAACACAGTAAATGGCAGCTACTCAGGTTTAGCCTGGATTGGACTGTATGATGATCTGGACAGCTGGAGATGGTCTCTGGATGATGATGCTTTCTaccaggagggagagagagacttcaGAGGGTGGGTCCAGCAACCTGATAACTACTATGGACAAGAACTGTGTGTTTCCATGAATCCAACAGGGGAATGGTTTGACATGCCTTGTACTGACAGAAAGGCTTTTGTTTGCTATAATG GTACAAATAATACATATGTGTGGATTTATAACGCAATGACTTGGGAAGAAGCTCAGAGCCTCTGCAGAGCAAATCACACAGACCTGGCTAGTGTGAGGAATGAGACTGAACTTCAGCAGATACTGAGCATCATGAACGGCCACGAGGTATGGATAGGTCTGTATAGGAACCGATTATGGTCAGATCAGAGAAACTCGACTTTTACATATCGGAAACGAATGATAATTGAATATTTTGGCGAGACGGAGCGTTCAATTACACAACACCGAAATCAACGCTGCACAGCTGTACATCTTTCTGGTGACTGGACAAATGAAAACTGTTTTGTCAGTTTCCCTTTCATCTGCTACACTG CAGCATTCATTCCAG GTGCTGTGATGGGACTGCAAGTGAAAGTCAAAGCTAATGCAAATCCCTCGTATTCTGAGATTAAACGACTGGTGTTGATGAAA CTTGAAGAAGAAGTGCGCAGACTGGGACTTTCAAGGAACGTCACTTTGAACGTGAGAAATAAGCTTGGTCCAGCCAAGGAGATTGTGGAGGACAAGTCTGAAGGACATTTCTAA
- the nop56 gene encoding nucleolar protein 56 isoform X2 — MVLLHVLFEHAAGYALFAVKEVEEIGMLLPQVEESILNIGKFNSVVKLAAFFPFKSAQAALENINAISEGVVHADLKLFLETNLPLGGKKKAALLGAADGKIGAALQEELGVSVQTGGVVAEILRGVRLHFHSLVKGLTAQAASKAQLGLGHSYSRAKVKFNVNRADNMIIQSIALLDQLDKDINTFSMRVREWYGYHFPELIKIVSDNATYCKLTKFIGNRKELSEESLEPLEEITMDSAKAQAILDASRSSMGMDISPIDLINIESFSSRVVSLTAYRLGLQEYLRSKMSQVAPNLATLIGEVVGARLISHAGSLTNLAKYPASTVQILGAEKALFRALKTRGNTPKYGLIFHSTFIGRAAAKNKGRISRYLANKCTIASRIDCFADVPTSVYGDKLRDQVEERLAFYETGETPRKNVDVMKEAVVQAGEMAAEMKRKIEKAEKKKKKREKRKLEALSIAEGDEVAVETKKVKLNRDAETQAMPKKSCSEPLKGPSQWVWSLK; from the exons ATG GTGCTGCTACACGTGCTGTTTGAGCATGCTGCTGGATATGCGCTGTTCGCCGTGAAGGAGGTGGAGGAGATCGGCATGCTGCTGCCTCAG GTGGAGGAAAGCATCCTGAACATCGGTAAATTCAACAGCGTGGTGAAACTGGCAGCTTTCTTCCCGTTTAAGTCTGCTCAGGCTGCCCTGGAAAACATAAACGCCATTTCAGAAG gaGTCGTCCATGCTGACCTTAAGCTGTTTTTGGAGACTAACTTGCCTTTAGGAGGCAAGAAGAAGGCTGCGCTGTTGGGGGCAGCCGACGGCAAGATCGGCGCAGCACTGCAGGAGGAGCTCGGCGTGTCCGTCCAGACCGGAGGGGTGGTGGCGGAGATCCTCCGAG GTGTGCGCTTGCACTTTCACTCTCTAGTCAAGGGCCTCACAGCTCAGGCTGCATCCAAAGCACAGCTCGGTCTGGGTCACAGTTACTCCCGGGCTAAGGTCAAGTTCAACGTGAATAGAGCCGACAACATGATCATCCAGTCCATTGCCTTGCTCGATCAGCTGGACAAGGACATCAACACGTTCTCCATGCGTGTTCG CGAGTGGTACGGCTACCACTTTCCTGAGTTGATCAAGATCGTAAGTGACAACGCCACATACTGCAAGCTGACCAAGTTTATCGGGAACAGGAAAGAGCTGAGTgaggagagcctggagcctcttGAGGAGATCACAATGGACAGTGCTAAAGCCCAGGCGATCCTGGATGCATCCCGCTCATCTATGG GAATGGACATCTCCCCCATCGACCTGATCAACATCGAGAGTTTCTCCAGCAGAGTTGTGTCCCTCACAGCTTACAGACTGGGGCTGCAGGAGTACCTGCGCTCCAAAATGTCTCAAGTGGcccccaatctggcaaccctcaTCGGTGAAGTG GTTGGCGCTCGTCTCATCTCCCACGCCGGGAGCCTGACTAACCTGGCCAAGTACCCGGCCTCTACAGTGCAGATCCTCGGAGCAGAGAAGGCCCTGTTCAG GGCGCTGAAGACGAGAGGAAACACCCCAAAGTACGGTCTGATTTTCCACTCCACCTTCATCGGCCGCGCTGCTGCCAAGAACAAGGGGCGCATCTCCCGTTACCTCGCTAATAAGTGCACCATCGCCTCTCGGATCGACTGCTTCGCTG ACGTTCCTACTAGTGTGTACGGAGATAAACTGAGAGACCAGGTAGAAGAACGGCTAGCGTTTTACGAGACCGGTGAGACGCCGAGGAAGAACGTGGATGTCATGAAAGAGGCGGTTGTACAG GCTGGTGAAATGGCAGCAGAGATGAAGCGCAAAATTGAGAAGgcggagaagaagaaaaagaagcgtGAGAAGAGAAAACTGGAAGCTCTGTCCATAGCCGAGGGAGACGAGGTAGCGGTTGAAACCAAGAAGGTCAAATTGAACAGGGATGCTGAGACACAA GCCATGCCAAAGAAAAGCTGCTCCGAACCATTGAAAGGCCCCTCCCAGTGGGTTTGGTCACTGAAGTGA
- the nop56 gene encoding nucleolar protein 56 isoform X1 → MVLLHVLFEHAAGYALFAVKEVEEIGMLLPQVEESILNIGKFNSVVKLAAFFPFKSAQAALENINAISEGVVHADLKLFLETNLPLGGKKKAALLGAADGKIGAALQEELGVSVQTGGVVAEILRGVRLHFHSLVKGLTAQAASKAQLGLGHSYSRAKVKFNVNRADNMIIQSIALLDQLDKDINTFSMRVREWYGYHFPELIKIVSDNATYCKLTKFIGNRKELSEESLEPLEEITMDSAKAQAILDASRSSMGMDISPIDLINIESFSSRVVSLTAYRLGLQEYLRSKMSQVAPNLATLIGEVVGARLISHAGSLTNLAKYPASTVQILGAEKALFRALKTRGNTPKYGLIFHSTFIGRAAAKNKGRISRYLANKCTIASRIDCFADVPTSVYGDKLRDQVEERLAFYETGETPRKNVDVMKEAVVQAGEMAAEMKRKIEKAEKKKKKREKRKLEALSIAEGDEVAVETKKVKLNRDAETQENGEKKKKKKVNVEVQEEEEVVTNGQEEVAPQKKKKKREYKAVELEPEVNEEIEEPEQTDKKKKKKKKKADE, encoded by the exons ATG GTGCTGCTACACGTGCTGTTTGAGCATGCTGCTGGATATGCGCTGTTCGCCGTGAAGGAGGTGGAGGAGATCGGCATGCTGCTGCCTCAG GTGGAGGAAAGCATCCTGAACATCGGTAAATTCAACAGCGTGGTGAAACTGGCAGCTTTCTTCCCGTTTAAGTCTGCTCAGGCTGCCCTGGAAAACATAAACGCCATTTCAGAAG gaGTCGTCCATGCTGACCTTAAGCTGTTTTTGGAGACTAACTTGCCTTTAGGAGGCAAGAAGAAGGCTGCGCTGTTGGGGGCAGCCGACGGCAAGATCGGCGCAGCACTGCAGGAGGAGCTCGGCGTGTCCGTCCAGACCGGAGGGGTGGTGGCGGAGATCCTCCGAG GTGTGCGCTTGCACTTTCACTCTCTAGTCAAGGGCCTCACAGCTCAGGCTGCATCCAAAGCACAGCTCGGTCTGGGTCACAGTTACTCCCGGGCTAAGGTCAAGTTCAACGTGAATAGAGCCGACAACATGATCATCCAGTCCATTGCCTTGCTCGATCAGCTGGACAAGGACATCAACACGTTCTCCATGCGTGTTCG CGAGTGGTACGGCTACCACTTTCCTGAGTTGATCAAGATCGTAAGTGACAACGCCACATACTGCAAGCTGACCAAGTTTATCGGGAACAGGAAAGAGCTGAGTgaggagagcctggagcctcttGAGGAGATCACAATGGACAGTGCTAAAGCCCAGGCGATCCTGGATGCATCCCGCTCATCTATGG GAATGGACATCTCCCCCATCGACCTGATCAACATCGAGAGTTTCTCCAGCAGAGTTGTGTCCCTCACAGCTTACAGACTGGGGCTGCAGGAGTACCTGCGCTCCAAAATGTCTCAAGTGGcccccaatctggcaaccctcaTCGGTGAAGTG GTTGGCGCTCGTCTCATCTCCCACGCCGGGAGCCTGACTAACCTGGCCAAGTACCCGGCCTCTACAGTGCAGATCCTCGGAGCAGAGAAGGCCCTGTTCAG GGCGCTGAAGACGAGAGGAAACACCCCAAAGTACGGTCTGATTTTCCACTCCACCTTCATCGGCCGCGCTGCTGCCAAGAACAAGGGGCGCATCTCCCGTTACCTCGCTAATAAGTGCACCATCGCCTCTCGGATCGACTGCTTCGCTG ACGTTCCTACTAGTGTGTACGGAGATAAACTGAGAGACCAGGTAGAAGAACGGCTAGCGTTTTACGAGACCGGTGAGACGCCGAGGAAGAACGTGGATGTCATGAAAGAGGCGGTTGTACAG GCTGGTGAAATGGCAGCAGAGATGAAGCGCAAAATTGAGAAGgcggagaagaagaaaaagaagcgtGAGAAGAGAAAACTGGAAGCTCTGTCCATAGCCGAGGGAGACGAGGTAGCGGTTGAAACCAAGAAGGTCAAATTGAACAGGGATGCTGAGACACAA GAAaatggagagaagaagaagaagaaaaaggtaaATGTGGAGGtgcaggaagaggaagaggtggTGACAAACGGTCAGGAAGAGGTAGCtcctcagaaaaagaaaaagaaaagagagtaCAAAGCTGTCGAACTGGAGCCAGAGGTGAACGAGGAAATTGAGGAACCCGAACAGACTgacaagaaaaagaagaagaagaaaaagaaggcaGATGAATAA